From Pungitius pungitius chromosome 9, fPunPun2.1, whole genome shotgun sequence, one genomic window encodes:
- the rps3a gene encoding small ribosomal subunit protein eS1 produces the protein MAVGKNKRLTKGGKKGAKKKIVDPFSKKDWYDVKAPAMFNIRNLGKTLVSRTQGTRIASDGLKGRVFEVSLADLQNDEVAFRKFKLITEDVQGKNCLTNFHGMDLTRDKMCSMVKKWQTMIEAHVDVKTTDGYLLRLFCVGFTKKRTNQIRKTSYAQHQQVRQIRKKMMEIMTREVQTNDLKEVVNKLIPDSVGKDIEKACQSIYPLHDVFVRKVKMLKKPKFELGKLMELHGEGGATSTAKPTGDDTGAKVERADGYEPPIQETV, from the exons ATGGCAGTCGGCAAGAATAAGAGGCTGACCAAAGGCGGCAAAAAAGGTGCCAAAAAGAAGAT TGTCGACCCCTTTTCCAAGAAGGACTGGTATGATGTCAAGGCACCAGCCATGTTCAACATTCGCAATCTTGGCAAGACCTTGGTCTCCAGGACTCAGGGAACCA GAATCGCCTCTGATGGTCTTAAGGGACGTGTGTTCGAGGTGAGCCTCGCTGACCTGCAGAACGATGAGGTGGCCTTCCGCAAGTTCAAGCTCATCACCGAGGATGTTCAGGGCAAGAACTGCCTGACCAACTTCCACGGCATGGACCTGACTCGTGACAAGATGTGCTCCATGGTCAAGAAATGGCAG ACCATGATTGAAGCCCATGTGGATGTGAAGACCACCGACGGCTACCTTCTGCGCCTGTTTTGCGTGGGTTTCACAAAGAAGCGCACCAATCAGATCAGGAAGACGTCGTACGCCCAGCACCAGCAGGTCCGTCAGATTCGCAAGAAGATGATGGAGATCATGACCCGGGAGGTTCAGACCAACGACCTGAAGGAAGTTGTCAACAAGCT GATCCCTGACAGCGTGGGAAAGGACATTGAGAAGGCTTGCCAGTCCATCTACCCTCTTCACGACGTCTTTGTGCGCAAGGTCAAGATGCTGAAGAAGCCCAAGTTTGAGT TGGGTAAACTGATGGAGCTCCACGGCGAGGGCGGTGCCACCAGCACTGCAAAGCCAACAGGTGATGACACTGGCGCCAAGGTGGAGAGGGCCGATGGCTATGAGCCCCCCATCCAGGAGACCGTCTAA